The Microbacterium esteraromaticum genome contains the following window.
ATGCGCATGGAGTTCTCCTTCACTTCCACCCCCGAGGGCACCCGCATGCACAACACCAGTTACTTCCCGTCGCTGGAAGCACTCGAGCAGATCGTCGAGATGGGCGCCATCGAGGGCACGCGTATGGCGATGTCGCAGATCGACGCCGTGCTGCACGACCTGCGCGAGTACGCCCAGGGCAAGGGCACGCGCGTCGAGCTGCTCGACGACACCCACGTGCGCATCACCCGCCTGGTCGACGGGCCGCGCGAACTGGTCTGGCGTGCCCACACCGAGCCTGAACTGATCCGCAAGTGGATGCTCGGACCCGACGGGTGGGAGATGACCGAGTGCATCGTCGGCAACGCCCCCGGCGAGAGCTACCGCAACTCGTGGGCCCCCGTCGGCGACACCGAGGGCGAGCCCTTCGGCTTCGAGGGCGAGACGCTGCTGGTCGAGGCGCCGCGCCGGTCGGTCACCACCGAGCGCATGCAGGGCATGCCCGCCCCCGAGACGCTCAACGATCTGAACCTCTACGAAGAGGACGGCGCGACGCTGATCACGGTGCTCATCGAGTATCCCGACAAGGACACCCGCGACATGATCCTCGGCACCGGCATGGCCGACGGCATGGAGGAGTCGTTCGCGCGTCTTGAGCGCGAGGTGCTCGCGGGCTGACGTTCACAACTCCGGAGAAACCGGCCGGTTCCACCCGGAACTGGCCGGTTTCTTGTGTGCATCCCCGAGATTTCCGGAGTTGCGAACGGGGCACCTAGGGTGGACGGATGATCGATTGGACCTCCTGGACCGGAACCGGCGTCGCCATCGGTATCGCCCTCGTCGTCGCCTTCGCCATCGTGCTGGGTCTGCGGCTCGTGGCACGGCTGCTGAGTCGCCGGGTGCCGTGGATGCGCGACCTCGATCACCGCGTGCGCCGTGCCTGGGTGACATTCTGCATCGTCCTGGCCATCTGGATCGCCGGCGCCGTGACCGCACCGGGCCGTCAGGAATGGTGGGGGTCGGCCTCGCATGTGATGTTCATCGCCGCGATGGTCACGGCCGGATGGCTACTGGCCGCGCTGGTCTCGTTCGGCTTCGAAGGCCTGATCGCCCGCGAGCAGGTCAGCTTCTCGGGCGCCGACCTGCGCCGCCGCCGCACTCAGCTGATTGTTCTGCACCGGCTGACCCTCGTCGTCATCGGCGTGATCGCCGT
Protein-coding sequences here:
- a CDS encoding SRPBCC family protein — translated: MPVTEILTDRENLTMTVIADLAAPIERVWSVYSDPVQLERFWGPPGWPATFTSWEHHVGGRATYTMRGPRGEASSGYWEFLAIEQPHRFEVLDGFSDEHGTPNADLPAMRMEFSFTSTPEGTRMHNTSYFPSLEALEQIVEMGAIEGTRMAMSQIDAVLHDLREYAQGKGTRVELLDDTHVRITRLVDGPRELVWRAHTEPELIRKWMLGPDGWEMTECIVGNAPGESYRNSWAPVGDTEGEPFGFEGETLLVEAPRRSVTTERMQGMPAPETLNDLNLYEEDGATLITVLIEYPDKDTRDMILGTGMADGMEESFARLEREVLAG